One window of Triticum dicoccoides isolate Atlit2015 ecotype Zavitan chromosome 5A, WEW_v2.0, whole genome shotgun sequence genomic DNA carries:
- the LOC119298384 gene encoding NAC domain-containing protein 22-like has translation MAMAVAASTMEVDQDLPGFRFHPTEEELLGFYLSRVALGKKLHFDIIGTLNIYRHDPWDLPGMAKIGEREWYFFVPRDRKAGSGGRPNRTTERGFWKATGSDRAVRSTGDPKRVIGLKKTLVFYQGRAPRGSKTDWVMNEYRLPDTGAAPPSEDTVLCKVYRKATPLKELEQRAFEMEEMKQRPRGNGGAARACPVPAAGDFYLSSSDDARDNFLMPSSSSSSVALSGNSSSHDAPMVAKKEADLATVAVESTSWLPHAANAPFSLQLPAVNPPCGFELPAANHGMSNMCTLQLPAASQGVVDLPSLQLPAATNHGVFDWLQDPFLTQLRSPWQDQHCLSPYAHLLYY, from the exons ATGGCAATGGCAGTGGCTGCGTCGACCATGGAGGTCGATCAGGACCTCCCCGGCTTCCGCTTCCACCCCACGGAGGAGGAGCTCCTGGGATTCTACCTCTCCCGCGTCGCCCTCGGCAAGAAGCTCCACTTCGACATCATCGGGACCCTCAACATTTACCGCCACGATCCCTGGGATCTTCCCG GGATGGCAAAGATCGGGGAGAGGGAGTGGTACTTCTTCGTGCCGCGTGACCGGAAGGCGGGGAGCGGCGGGCGGCCGAACCGGACGACGGAGCGGGGTTTCTGGAAGGCGACGGGCTCCGACAGGGCCGTCCGGAGCACGGGTGACCCCAAGCGGGTCATCGGGCTCAAGAAGACGCTCGTCTTCTACCAGGGCCGCGCTCCCCGGGGCTCCAAGACGGACTGGGTCATGAACGAGTACCGCCTCCCTGACACCGGCGCGGCGCCGCCCAGTGAGGACACGGTGCTGTGCAAGGTGTACCGGAAGGCCACGCCGCTCAAGGAGCTAGAGCAGAGAGCCTTTGAGATGGAGGAGATGAAGCAGAGGCCCCGCGGCAACGGTGGCGCGGCCAGAGCGTGCCCGGTCCCGGCAGCCGGCGATTTCTACCTGTCGTCATCCGACGACGCCCGGGACAACTTCCTgatgccctcctcctcctcctcgtcggtggCGCTGTCTGGCAACAGCAGCAGCCACGACGCGCCCATGGTAGCCAAGAAGGAAGCAGACCTGGCCACGGTGGCCGTGGAGTCGACGTCGTGGCTTCCGCACGCGGCGAACGCGCCCTTCAGTCTGCAGCTCCCGGCCGTGAACCCACCCTGTGGCTTCGAGCTCCCGGCGGCGAACCATGGGATGTCGAACATGTGCACTCTGCAGCTACCGGCGGCGAGCCAGGGTGTGGTGGACCTACCCAGCCTGCAGCTCCCGGCGGCGACCAACCATGGAGTGTTCGACTGGCTCCAGGACCCGTTCCTGACGCAGCTCCGCAGCCCGTGGCAGGACCAGCATTGCCTGTCCCCCTACGCCCATCTGCTCTACTATTGA